The following proteins are co-located in the Candidatus Planktophila lacus genome:
- a CDS encoding CPBP family intramembrane glutamic endopeptidase, giving the protein MDRYEPRLSVGLASFAGMKRLQIGLTLAGFSFFAILLLRYVRVPFMDPSGSASNIAAFVVMGLVFLFFIKRFNLPSLEYFGLPRISPGSIFAIALSAAILISVISNEDNAMKPWKVAVPGIIFLLSIGFGEEIVARGFIYGVLKRRSHKAAIFVSSLFFGLMHLNLYTGSDWDPWLAYWHVMSAFCFGFLMCAIMIATRSIWVPVLVHALMDWSVVFDKTPPKLADNPPTSYPFWEGLTSPFSDFLMILFPALLILYFSKPRKIWVPRWLKGFAIRLAIKWKLVDESSDKPALVGQN; this is encoded by the coding sequence GTGGATAGATATGAACCACGTTTGTCAGTGGGGCTCGCTAGCTTTGCAGGTATGAAGCGATTGCAGATCGGGTTGACCTTAGCGGGGTTCTCGTTCTTTGCCATATTGTTATTGCGATACGTGCGCGTTCCATTTATGGATCCATCCGGAAGCGCCAGCAATATCGCGGCTTTCGTTGTGATGGGTTTAGTCTTTCTCTTTTTCATTAAGCGATTTAATTTGCCATCGCTTGAATACTTTGGTTTGCCGCGTATTTCACCTGGTTCAATCTTTGCCATAGCTCTCTCTGCTGCGATCTTGATTTCCGTTATCTCTAACGAAGATAACGCGATGAAACCGTGGAAAGTTGCGGTGCCCGGGATTATCTTCTTGCTCTCTATCGGTTTCGGTGAAGAAATCGTTGCTCGTGGCTTTATATATGGCGTATTAAAGCGGCGAAGCCATAAGGCGGCGATATTTGTTTCATCGCTCTTCTTCGGGTTGATGCATTTAAATCTCTACACGGGCAGTGACTGGGATCCATGGTTGGCCTATTGGCATGTGATGAGCGCTTTCTGTTTTGGTTTCTTGATGTGCGCGATCATGATTGCAACGCGCAGCATTTGGGTTCCAGTGTTGGTGCACGCGCTAATGGACTGGAGCGTTGTTTTTGATAAAACTCCCCCAAAATTGGCTGATAACCCGCCGACTTCATATCCATTTTGGGAAGGGCTGACATCGCCATTTTCAGATTTCTTAATGATTCTCTTTCCCGCTCTCTTGATTCTCTACTTTTCAAAGCCACGCAAGATCTGGGTTCCGCGGTGGTTGAAAGGCTTTGCTATCCGTCTAGCAATTAAATGGAAGTTAGTTGACGAAAGTTCGGACAAACCGGCGCTAGTTGGGCAGAATTAG
- a CDS encoding DinB family protein has product MTISLQRALEHMAWANQEIYKLIAELPDEALDAYATDPEFPVREILRHIASSSGGYASRLEGKEAEVLEQPKNMSELREIAKVLATNDARLLKLVDLEDQSIEVIRDGQTFHWMRSTIITQAVHHSIEHRAHAVSALEARGYKKVDLDDFDVWGYELSLRID; this is encoded by the coding sequence ATGACAATCTCACTTCAGCGCGCACTCGAACATATGGCTTGGGCCAACCAAGAGATCTACAAGTTAATTGCCGAGCTACCCGATGAAGCACTCGATGCCTATGCCACAGACCCAGAATTTCCAGTCCGCGAAATCCTGCGCCACATCGCATCTTCATCCGGCGGTTACGCATCGCGCCTTGAAGGCAAAGAGGCCGAAGTTCTAGAGCAGCCAAAGAACATGTCCGAACTACGCGAGATCGCAAAAGTATTAGCCACCAACGATGCCCGCTTATTGAAACTCGTTGATCTTGAAGATCAATCAATTGAAGTTATCCGCGATGGCCAAACATTCCACTGGATGCGCTCGACAATCATCACGCAAGCGGTACATCACTCAATCGAACACCGCGCGCACGCAGTTTCTGCACTCGAAGCCCGCGGCTACAAAAAGGTAGACCTAGATGACTTCGATGTCTGGGGCTACGAACTCAGCCTGAGAATCGATTGA